A genomic segment from Leptospira kirschneri serovar Cynopteri str. 3522 CT encodes:
- a CDS encoding sensor histidine kinase — MPYNFFENFPLPACILEPSLLIQKVNFAFCRTIGYSKEELEGILNWDQICEFKDVKFHFADPSLWPCTNLPSENPSYSILLFTKDGVQKECSVSFAFDREELRIFAYLEVPQVFDKPVVKFDSLKTSVAEKDWENPSAAWVQKEKLDAIGTLSAGVAHEINNPLMGVINYAEMMVNGIENGNPLRKYAGIILREGNRISEIVKDMLTFTRIEKEDIKIHDIKSIFGSALSVIKTCIDKSKIETVVSDPETPIFAACSAGKLRKIYFNLLTNAKDAIESNTDPNQKRVVSVFWEKLKKENRDFIRTIIEDTGIGIPEENRHKLFDPFYTTKDIGKGTGLGLTVSYNLTREMGGELFFESENGVTRFYLDLPESI, encoded by the coding sequence ATGCCTTACAATTTTTTTGAAAATTTCCCCTTACCGGCCTGTATTTTAGAGCCTTCTCTTTTGATACAAAAAGTAAATTTTGCCTTTTGTAGAACCATAGGTTATTCAAAAGAAGAACTAGAAGGAATTCTAAATTGGGATCAAATCTGTGAATTTAAAGACGTAAAATTCCATTTTGCCGATCCATCTCTTTGGCCTTGTACAAATCTGCCGAGCGAAAATCCTTCTTATTCTATTTTACTTTTTACAAAAGATGGGGTTCAAAAAGAATGTTCAGTTTCTTTTGCTTTTGATCGTGAAGAATTGAGAATCTTTGCCTATTTGGAAGTTCCTCAGGTTTTTGATAAACCAGTCGTAAAATTTGATTCCCTAAAAACTTCTGTAGCAGAGAAGGACTGGGAAAATCCAAGTGCGGCTTGGGTTCAAAAGGAGAAATTAGACGCGATCGGAACTCTTTCCGCTGGAGTTGCGCATGAAATTAATAATCCACTGATGGGAGTGATCAACTATGCGGAAATGATGGTTAACGGTATCGAAAATGGAAATCCTCTTCGTAAATATGCAGGAATTATTTTACGAGAAGGAAATCGAATTTCTGAAATCGTAAAAGATATGCTTACATTCACTCGGATCGAAAAAGAAGATATCAAAATTCATGATATTAAATCCATTTTTGGTTCCGCGTTGAGTGTGATTAAAACCTGTATCGATAAGTCAAAAATCGAAACTGTCGTATCTGATCCGGAAACTCCTATTTTTGCGGCTTGTTCCGCCGGAAAACTGAGAAAGATCTATTTTAATTTACTTACAAATGCAAAAGACGCTATCGAAAGTAATACCGATCCAAACCAAAAAAGAGTTGTGAGCGTTTTTTGGGAAAAATTGAAAAAAGAAAATAGGGATTTTATACGTACTATCATAGAAGATACTGGAATCGGTATTCCAGAAGAAAATAGACATAAACTTTTTGATCCCTTTTACACTACAAAGGACATCGGAAAAGGTACCGGTTTAGGACTTACGGTTTCGTATAACTTGACTCGCGAAATGGGCGGAGAACTTTTTTTTGAAAGTGAGAACGGAGTGACTCGCTTTTATCTGGATCTTCCTGAATCGATTTGA
- a CDS encoding FKBP-type peptidyl-prolyl cis-trans isomerase translates to MKFTRLIFLLAILCAVVVPTFAEDLVIKEIRIGTGKEAFSGSNVTVHYVGTLTNGKKFDSSRDRKTPFTFNLGAGEVIKGWDRGVRGMKEGGIRKLTIPPELGYGSRGAGAAIPPNSTLIFEVELLKVY, encoded by the coding sequence ATGAAATTTACACGTTTAATATTTCTCTTAGCTATTCTTTGTGCTGTAGTAGTTCCTACATTTGCAGAAGATTTAGTCATCAAAGAGATTCGTATCGGAACTGGAAAAGAAGCTTTTTCGGGTTCGAATGTTACGGTTCATTATGTAGGAACACTGACGAATGGTAAAAAATTTGATAGTTCCAGAGACAGAAAAACCCCTTTTACTTTCAATTTGGGAGCGGGAGAGGTAATCAAAGGTTGGGACAGAGGAGTTCGAGGAATGAAAGAAGGTGGGATTCGTAAACTTACAATTCCTCCAGAATTAGGTTATGGTTCCAGAGGAGCCGGAGCCGCGATTCCTCCTAATTCTACTCTCATTTTTGAAGTTGAATTGTTAAAAGTGTACTGA
- a CDS encoding RNA recognition motif domain-containing protein yields the protein MQIDSREGKIMKISVGNLPQELTEDELKKIFSEFGTVQEVHIKKDKTTGRSLSYGSIEMEDSAGAKAIAELNKKEIQGKQIAVVDSEELKKEFERKQSLKNGGSSGKIHGNQSKTGGFSGAGVRRTGGRGK from the coding sequence TTGCAAATTGATTCTCGAGAAGGAAAAATCATGAAGATATCAGTAGGAAATCTGCCTCAGGAGTTGACCGAAGACGAACTAAAAAAGATTTTTTCGGAATTCGGAACCGTCCAGGAAGTGCATATTAAAAAAGATAAAACCACAGGTCGTTCTTTATCTTATGGATCCATTGAAATGGAAGATTCCGCCGGAGCAAAAGCAATTGCGGAATTGAATAAAAAAGAAATCCAAGGAAAACAAATCGCCGTGGTAGATTCCGAGGAATTAAAAAAAGAATTCGAAAGAAAACAATCTCTAAAGAATGGAGGATCATCCGGTAAGATTCACGGAAATCAATCAAAGACCGGAGGTTTTTCTGGAGCTGGGGTTAGAAGAACCGGAGGAAGAGGAAAATGA
- a CDS encoding serine/threonine protein kinase, producing MADFFQLNPGEILTLAEKAGYEPSGHCMALNSLENRVFDLRLEDGSHIISKFYRPGRWNRTQILEEHKFLQDLKEEEIPVCSPILFQDGESLSSFQEKIFYSFWPRVGGRSPDELSPENLKIIGRLLARIHNVGQSQPFKHRITLNSKTYGTDPLENLLQGEWLPSSCKKEYLETTNRILDLFQESIKSVPLHRIHGDCHKGNLLFGKEGWFFVDFDDCLQGPAVQDFWMLLSKGKEGLEEREYILSGYREFRDFEDSWFDLIEILRAMRFVHYSAWIANRFHSDPSFPTAFPHFAGTDYWEKETLELKEQYNLILNLSGKKNFFSVTESIPEDKELTNRDFFWDLED from the coding sequence GTGGCGGATTTTTTTCAACTCAACCCAGGAGAAATTCTTACTCTGGCCGAAAAGGCGGGTTACGAACCTTCCGGTCATTGTATGGCTCTCAATAGTTTAGAAAACAGAGTTTTTGATCTCAGACTAGAAGATGGCTCCCATATTATTTCTAAATTCTATCGTCCAGGCAGATGGAATCGGACACAAATCTTAGAAGAACATAAATTTCTGCAAGATCTAAAAGAAGAAGAAATTCCCGTTTGTTCTCCTATCTTATTCCAGGACGGAGAAAGCCTATCTTCGTTTCAAGAAAAAATATTTTATTCCTTTTGGCCCCGTGTAGGCGGAAGATCTCCAGACGAACTCAGTCCGGAAAATTTAAAAATTATAGGAAGGCTTCTTGCTAGAATCCATAATGTAGGCCAATCTCAACCCTTCAAACATAGAATCACACTAAATTCTAAAACCTATGGAACCGATCCACTGGAAAATTTACTTCAAGGAGAATGGCTTCCTTCCAGTTGCAAAAAAGAATATTTAGAAACCACAAACCGGATTTTAGATTTATTCCAAGAAAGTATAAAATCGGTTCCATTACATAGAATCCACGGAGACTGTCATAAAGGAAATCTACTCTTTGGAAAAGAAGGTTGGTTTTTTGTAGACTTTGACGACTGTCTGCAAGGTCCTGCGGTTCAAGATTTTTGGATGTTACTTTCCAAAGGAAAAGAAGGTCTCGAAGAAAGAGAATATATACTTTCCGGCTATAGAGAGTTTAGAGATTTTGAAGACTCTTGGTTTGATCTAATAGAAATTCTAAGAGCGATGAGATTTGTTCACTATTCCGCTTGGATCGCCAACCGATTTCATTCCGATCCTTCGTTTCCAACCGCGTTTCCTCATTTTGCAGGAACAGACTATTGGGAAAAAGAAACTTTAGAACTGAAAGAACAATACAATCTAATTTTAAATTTATCCGGAAAGAAAAATTTCTTTTCTGTTACAGAATCGATTCCAGAAGATAAAGAACTTACCAATCGAGATTTTTTTTGGGATCTAGAAGACTAA
- a CDS encoding inorganic phosphate transporter: MDFFLIIVVLMAILGVGDLLVGVSNDAVNFTNSAVGSKASSKRIILVVAGIGIVLGALSSSGMMEVARKGIFHPSGFALQDLMFLFLAVMLTDIVLLDLYNTLGLPTSTTVSLVFELLGAALAIALLKTGTLQGAFQIINSESALKIIFGIVTSVIVAFFSGIILQFVFRFIFSFNLKNSMKYFGGLFGGLSLTTVVFFTLLSAMKGSTFIPKEIIDYLNKNFTNILLISFAGFSILFQILVLLEWNILKFLVLVGTGSLAMAFASNDLVNFIGVPLASFTTWTLIQQAGGDASILATGLAENVQTPNFILLGAACVMLFSLWFSKKAESVTQTEVTLGSQGETLESFNTSLVARVFVQIALGIYTPIKAILPAKLRSFIGKRFEQKNSFEIVRMHETEAFDLLRASVNIQISSALILIGTLYKLPLSTAFVTFMVAMGTSLTDGAWNKENSVNRVSGVLTVVGGWFFTAIIASATAGLIGSILYIFGFSSVIVLVLVAVLLIFLFARIHKKRQEAYDENLEKLITLKKHPERALSRTISSMLASLNVARKALNNVCAGYINGKKKNFKQTQKLLKDLKKMRENSLSSFLSIANKYLEEEDLSSIHPITESINHLDRITESIWNILRTSSNGISSFHEISKDEKEEVKELRKSATNLMELIADSDKFPDLLEKARSEKKTKNLEKIKQNIYKSQMKRIKKGDSKLKSSVSYFVIIDELIDINDNLLSLAEELSVAIPWTERKKIELQSKSLLAFKAEEKRKKK; this comes from the coding sequence ATGGACTTTTTTTTAATCATAGTCGTTCTCATGGCGATCCTCGGTGTAGGCGACCTCTTAGTAGGTGTCTCAAACGACGCGGTAAATTTTACCAACTCCGCCGTAGGTTCCAAAGCATCTTCAAAAAGAATCATTCTGGTAGTCGCTGGAATTGGAATCGTCCTGGGAGCCCTTTCTTCCAGTGGTATGATGGAAGTTGCTAGAAAAGGAATTTTTCATCCAAGCGGATTTGCACTACAGGATCTGATGTTCCTATTTTTAGCGGTTATGCTTACAGACATAGTACTTCTAGATCTTTACAATACTCTTGGACTTCCGACTTCCACTACGGTCTCCTTAGTATTCGAACTTTTAGGAGCGGCTCTTGCAATCGCACTTTTAAAAACGGGTACTCTGCAAGGAGCATTTCAAATTATCAATTCTGAAAGCGCTCTTAAAATCATATTTGGAATTGTTACGAGTGTGATCGTGGCATTTTTTTCCGGAATCATTTTGCAATTCGTGTTCCGATTCATCTTTTCATTCAATTTAAAGAACTCGATGAAATACTTCGGAGGTCTTTTCGGAGGACTTTCCCTTACTACTGTGGTTTTCTTCACACTTTTATCAGCGATGAAAGGCTCCACATTCATTCCTAAGGAAATCATAGATTATCTGAATAAGAATTTTACAAATATCCTTTTAATCAGTTTCGCAGGATTTTCCATTCTATTTCAAATCCTAGTATTATTAGAATGGAATATTCTAAAATTCTTAGTTTTAGTCGGAACCGGCTCTCTTGCAATGGCTTTTGCTAGCAACGACTTAGTCAACTTTATAGGAGTTCCTTTAGCAAGTTTTACTACTTGGACTTTGATCCAACAGGCGGGAGGGGACGCTAGTATTTTGGCAACTGGACTTGCGGAAAACGTTCAGACTCCGAACTTTATACTTTTAGGCGCCGCCTGTGTTATGCTTTTTTCACTTTGGTTTTCTAAAAAGGCAGAGTCCGTCACACAAACCGAAGTCACTTTAGGTTCCCAAGGTGAAACATTAGAAAGTTTTAATACTAGTTTAGTAGCCCGTGTTTTTGTTCAAATTGCACTCGGAATTTATACTCCGATCAAGGCGATTCTTCCCGCAAAATTACGCAGTTTTATAGGAAAACGTTTTGAACAGAAAAACTCCTTTGAAATCGTCAGAATGCACGAAACCGAAGCATTCGATTTGCTAAGAGCTTCCGTGAACATTCAAATTTCAAGCGCTCTAATTTTGATCGGAACTCTCTACAAACTCCCCCTATCCACCGCATTTGTTACCTTTATGGTGGCGATGGGTACATCTCTTACCGACGGAGCTTGGAACAAAGAAAATTCAGTAAACAGAGTCAGCGGAGTTCTTACCGTCGTGGGAGGTTGGTTCTTTACGGCAATCATTGCTTCTGCGACCGCTGGTCTGATTGGTTCGATTTTGTATATTTTCGGATTTTCTTCGGTGATCGTCTTAGTTTTAGTTGCAGTACTTTTAATATTCCTTTTTGCAAGAATTCATAAAAAACGCCAAGAAGCTTATGACGAAAATCTGGAAAAACTAATCACTCTTAAAAAACATCCGGAAAGAGCTCTTTCTAGAACCATTTCGTCTATGCTTGCAAGTTTGAACGTCGCTCGTAAAGCTTTGAACAATGTCTGCGCAGGTTATATCAATGGTAAAAAGAAAAATTTCAAACAAACCCAAAAACTTCTAAAAGACTTAAAGAAGATGAGGGAAAATTCTCTTTCCAGTTTTTTATCGATCGCAAATAAATATTTGGAAGAGGAAGATCTTTCCTCAATTCACCCGATTACAGAATCAATCAATCATCTGGATAGAATCACAGAAAGTATTTGGAATATTCTTAGAACTTCTTCAAACGGTATCAGTTCTTTTCACGAAATTTCCAAAGATGAGAAAGAAGAAGTAAAAGAACTTAGAAAATCCGCCACCAACCTGATGGAACTGATCGCAGACTCCGACAAATTTCCGGACCTTTTAGAAAAAGCCAGATCGGAAAAGAAAACCAAAAATCTGGAAAAGATCAAACAGAACATCTACAAAAGTCAAATGAAACGGATTAAAAAAGGAGATAGCAAACTGAAATCCAGCGTTTCCTATTTTGTAATCATAGACGAACTGATAGACATCAACGATAATCTTCTTTCTCTCGCGGAAGAGTTGAGTGTGGCGATTCCTTGGACCGAAAGAAAAAAAATAGAATTACAAAGTAAATCTCTTCTCGCTTTCAAAGCAGAAGA